In Brachypodium distachyon strain Bd21 chromosome 5, Brachypodium_distachyon_v3.0, whole genome shotgun sequence, the genomic window ATCAGCTAAATAATAAGACCTGAGTCGCAGACGAGTACGTAGGCCGCAGGGCATCGAATCTTGCGGTTTAATCTCTGATGAGTTAGAGTATAGCCACCATCCTAACTATCCAACTAATGGTTGATTCTCCTTTCTACTTTTTACATACGTTATTATTTTTAAGAGGAATAAGGAAATTTATTTTCCTAAAAGAAAACGAAGGAAAATGGTTTTTTAGAGGTGCTCAACCggggtctttttttttttgacagcatgtCTGGGCTTTGTCGTTGGTTCCCAACTCTTGTGTAGTTGGCCAATTGGGCTGATGTAGTCTATCTACTTGTTTCTTTGAAGACAAAATATCTCTAGTTAGTGTAGGCATTACTCGGACGAACTCATTTGGGCCCCTTTTGGGCTGGATGATgtctattttgtttttatcCGCACTTTGACCGACCCATCATCGCTCCCTGAACAAAAGATGCAACAGtttgtcaagaaaaaaatatctatCATGCTTCCTACAAGTAATAAGATATTGACATGTAATGACTAGTAAGTTATATACGGTAATTCGCATCACATTTGAGATTTTCACCGCATgatatatacggagtactaaaaGGCGGGAGGCAAGTCGAAGCTAAGAGTAGCTAGAAGTGCTAATTATtgtgcaaaaacaaaacataagtCGCTTAGTGCTGAACTTGTGGGCAGCATACCGCTCTCCATTTCTTTCGTCCCACTTCGTTTCCCACACGCGTGTTTTCTTTTGTGGGTGCAGCGACAGTTATATATGTGGCGTGGCCAATCCCACCTTCTTTCCGTGCGTGTGTACATGTGCTGATAATTATAGAAGCACAATCAATGTGTGTGGAACCAGGGGAACAGCATTACCCAATTACTAACGAATACACAAAAGGATCGGGACGGGCAGATCAACAAGCAAGGCATTGATCGAGTCCGTGAGTCCTACGCATAATTGCGCCTGAGTGTGCTCCCTCCCTTCCGCTATATGGACCCCACGCATTCATAGGTTGAACATCTAACTAATGTAATATGAGttttatatcacaaaaattatacggttagaaacttcaaatgttCTACTTTTTaatgtataatttttgtgatataatAATCATGTTACATTAGTTAGATCTTCAACCTAAGAATGTGTTGGGCCCTTTATACCGAAACCGAGGGAGTACTGGCATTTTAGCCCCTGGCCAAAAGGAGAAAAACTTCATGAAATTGATTCACGTTGATGCTTGCTTTGCGCCACACGGGGACACCGACACGAGAATacggcaaaaaaaattcaaaaaatggCTATACGGACAGTGGCGGAGCATGGGCAGAACATAAGAGGGGGCCAACTCCATATCAAAACACAGCATATGTATGAAAAAAGATGCAAGTGATATAAGACATAACTACAGGACAATGCCATCATGATATATTTATCTTCAAACCAACTCCATCCGCAAGGAAATCATCTTTCATTCTGTTATGCAGCCTTTGATTTACATATACCACCAATGCTAGAGTAGCTGATTGCTGTTCAAGAATTTATtcatctccttttcttttaaaaagGAGTTCATCTTCGGTTGTTTACCCTTTGTTAATTAAATAAGAAATTCATAATGCATCACAGTTCAATTAGGAGAACATCTCAAATATTCAGAACACACGAAGATTCAAAGAGAGGAATTGGGCATACCAGTCTACTAGCAGGCAGACATCAGAATGTGAGAAGGGGAATAGGAAATTTTCGgctttcgaaaaaaaataggGATTTAGGAGCAGACATCAGAGGAGCAGGAGTGGAGAAGTGAAAAGAGAACtcagagaagaggaggaaccGATCAGGTCGGCAGAAACAAAGGCGTTATTAGGGATTTCGATTTTTTAGGGGATTAGGGATTTTGGGATTGAGAATTAGAAAAGGCAACGAGGAGATGAGGAGTCCGTGCGTTGCGAATAGACGGAGGCAGGCGACGAGGATGCGTGCGGGCATGGTGTTGGGCTGCCGGTGTTCTGACTTCTCCAATTGATTGGGCTTGCTTGTGCATGGGCTGGGCCTGAGCATGcatattcatttattttttgcactTTTGGAAGGGGGGTTGTCCACTACGCTCCGCCAGTGTATACGGAGATATGCAAGTAGAGTATATAGATATTTACAAAAGAACACAACATATAATGAAGACGGATTTTTCTTGTATCTAGGGAGATGACTAGATAGCGACCGATCCATAAAGCCTTGTTTGATACCACTCAAAAAtactattgttttttttttaacaaaacaCTAGTAGTACGAGAAGTATATTAATCGGTACAAAAATGGGGTGTGGGGGAACTAGGAATGATCCCTTCTAATTTCTacctaccaaacaaccatttgaggTTACTAGTGTTTTACAATCTGAAGTGGATAATATCGGGAAGTATAAAACACTAGTGTCGCCTAAAGAAAAATTTTATGTGGAGTGAAGGGAGGTGTGCTCTATAGTCTAGGGTTGGGATATTGGGCCTTTATATGGGCCTTCAGTAAGGCTTTGGTTAAAGCATGTCCCTGACCAGTCTGATGaaattcgctcaaaaaaaatatatgtctGATGAAAAGTAAAATCTCCACTGTATTCGTATTTCGTTTATttatttgaaaacaaatgagaTGGAATACTCCAGGATATCTGGATATGATGTACTCCGTACTCCGTATCTCCGTATCCTCCCACAGTTTCACGGCAGGATATGGGGAGACAAGCAGTTGCGCAAATTTCGGAAATTAACGGGACAACTCTGTTCTGCATGAAAGGTCTCCGGTTGGGAATTTTTATTGCTACGCGGCTAATGAATCGGCCATGCCAAATCAGCAGCCGTCCAGGAGTGGGACCCACGTCCAGTCCACCATTCTCTCGGCCAGGCCGGGCCGGCGTTGGTTGGAGCCATCCAGCGAGGCAGACGCCGCGTCGACATTCATGCCATGTCTCCGCCATCCATCCTATCGCACGCGGTACGTGCACACAACCCACGTCTACCCTGCTGCCCTACTACGCACGATcccttccttcttcctcgcacGCGCCGCGGCACGACAACGCGTCCGTCCGTCCACAACTGCCCCCTTGCCCGGCTCCTCCCTGGCGTCTTCAACTTCGTCGTACGTCCGTCCGCCAATCTCTCTGCCACCCTCCCCTTGGCCCTTCTGCCTCCGTGCCTGGTTTCTCTTTGCTCAATCGAATCTACTCCTGCTTGCTTCACTTCGGTTCCTCCTAAAAGCCGCCACGCGCTTTTCTCTTTGTCTTGTCTTGCCCGCGTGTGTCGTCGGACGGACGGCGTCATTGGaaaccgccggccgccgcctgaAGATTGATTCCTGTCGGCAGACGGCGGCGACATGAGGTTCAGGatcgggaagaagaagaagaaatcggcggcggccgacggcAGCTGGACCACCGCATCTTCTgatccggccgccgcccccgtggCCGCGGCGGGTGCTGGTGGCAGGGTGCTGAGCGTCGCTAGCCCGGATCACTACGGCACGGAGAAcggtactagtactactttgCTCCATCATCTGCTGCACTACCGACCGTtcgctttcttttcttcttcttgttcttgccttttgtttaaCTAGTCTTCAACCGTCAAATAAGTTCGATTAAGTTGCCTTGTCAATTCCCTTTAGTTATGTTTAATCTTGAATCGATAAGAAACACGATGGTAGTGGGATGACTGATTTATTGATCCCACGAAATTAACTAAGTATGTTATCTGAGGCATGGGCGGTTTCCATGGGAGTAGTTCAGTTGAGGATTAGTTTATGATAAATcacctcaattttttttccaaattaCCTAAAAATAGAGAATTTATGATAACAGCACTCTGTTTTTTCGCACGCCCTGCTGGCCTTTTTGTTTCGTTTGGCTTCGATCAGGATGACCAGGTAAAACCAATGCAAGTTTAGATATATTGATAAATGCACCTTGTAGCTGCACCTACCATGTGGTAGCCAGCATATCTTTCAATCTTGAGATGTGATGTGTCGGACGGATTCAACAGTGTCAGTGCTAATTGCATTCGTACGAGTTTCCTCCTGCCTTTCACTTTTTTATCTCAGGTCCTGCCTTTTGTGCTCCAAGAGGTACTACTTTTAATGTTTCTTCAAGGAcacataatttatttttcctgGCTGCAAAATTCTTTTTGGAGCCAATGTGTTCTGTACACTGATCAGGTAGACTTGAAGCTGAtcgcctgatttttttttaacataacTGTAGGATAAAACACTATCTACAGGCAGGCATAGCGTGGGCAATGACTCAATGCTTAGAAGAAGtttaattgtttttttcttcgcAAAAAAGTTTCATTGTTTCAACATGAAGTAAAATAGCAGTTTCACATCACAAACGTACATCATAAATATAGTGGAAAGTTTTCAGGTGTACACAGGTCTTTCTGATTACCAATAAAGCTCATGCCTTCCACATTTCCTGACATAAACAGCAATAGTCTCTTGCGCTTTCATTCCGTGTTTCCTGTTCTTTCATGCGTCGTAATTAACTGAAGTTTCAATTTTAAAAAAGATAACACTGTCACTTGCAATGGTCCTTTGCTCTAGTAATTGCATTGATGGAAGAAACAACATGCAGAAGGTAAATTTCGGCTCTAGTTTGTAACTTCAAACATTAACCCATTCACTGCTGATTCCAGGAGGAAGCAATGATGAATCCTTTTTCGAGGCAAGGCCATGGTTAGACTCCGACAGCGAAGATGAATTCCAAAGCGTGAGGGGAGGTAAAAATTGAGATgttaccttttgtttttgttgttgtttgaaACAATTGTATCATATCACATCTGAACATCTCTATTTGTCTGGATGCTGAAGACTTTACTCCTTCGAGAGGTAGCACTAGCACCCCAGATCACCAGATGCAAACATCATTCGCTGCGGGGCGGATATCTGTTGACAGACTGCAGCCTTCTCTGACAGAGAAGAAGCAGAGgctccttgagcttctccaggAGAAGCAGCAGTATGACGACGAGCAGGACGGCGTCACCGATGCTGGTAGCGAGACGGGAAACAGCGTTGTTCACGCTGAAAAGCATCTTAACCCTTCTGAGAAAGTAGAGAGAGCAAAGAAGCCATCCAAAACAGGCTGCTTCGCTTGCTCTGTTTGGAAGCTTAGCTTCAAGAGCtgcttgaagaagaaaaaagagcaGAAGGATTTGTGACTTTGGATGTAAGATTTTGATTCTTGAAAAGTGTTACTGGAGGAGAGCTGATTACATGTAtatacccttttttttccagtgAAATGTCACagatagaaagaaaaaggagtgTGTTGTGGAGTGGCCTCTTTATAGTGGCATGAAATGTGAAACCAAGATAGTGTAACGTAAAATATATACGtgattacatttttttttcccatcaATGGTTTTGTCAAGTGCTGATATGCATATTAGTGTTGGACCAAATATCACGGAGAGAGCGCATTACATGTAGAAGTATTTTTCTACTTTCAGAAGATGGCACAGGTCCAGTCTTGAGCCAACTAAAGCTTCCAAAACTCTTTGCATCACGTACTTCAGTTTAGTCAATCCGATCTGTTTTGCGGACTTACTCCCTTCTCCTTGAGGAATCCCATAGAATGTTTCAGGTATAGATTTGGAAGATATCTGATTTCAAACATTGCCTTCTGAAGATCTGCCAACAGCTTTGGAAAATGCTGACACACTACACTAACGAAATGCTCCTCAATCCACTTCCCAGAATGCTGCCTTGAATTACGGAGCATCAGCAAAAGACCTTCAATATCATCCTTGTAATCATCATATCCCTTGTCATACCTGTATTTCATAGTCCTCCTGAGGCACTTGTTTCCTTTGCGTCTATTTATTTTGAGCTGCCAACTGGAGTAGCTTTCTCTGGCAGCAAGATTCTTGATGACTTTCTTATACGGAGTCGGGGCAAGCTTCTGCAGCTCATCAAGTGCATCAACCAAGGAGAAAAAGGCTGATGCTGCTGCACGGTCGTCCATCAAAGATATGTGATAAATACATAGTTCTTCATAGTATTCGTTGCAATCATCAACCAAGTCCAGCCAGATCTGAATATCAGTTGGTCTTTTTGATGACAGGAATACTTCTTTGTTCACCATATTGACGAACCTGTGCAGGTCTTCATCTCCATTTTCTTCAGTGTATTTTGAGATGCGCTTGATGCCACCAAACTTTTGTGTTCCAGTATCCATCAATCATAATGTTATCCGAACTAAACAGTCCACCAAAGCTCAGTCCACCTGTGGAGGTTTTTAAACTGGTGGTATGACCTCTTGAAATAAATTTCAGGACATCTGAGGTTTTTATCTGGATATAAGGTTCTTCCAAGTTATTTCCAGGTGTCTCGGTTTCCCGAGTTAAATCATCTTGATTTCACTTGGAATACGTCCCGAGGCTATTCCACTCCGACTTATCATATGCACACACAAAGAGCTCATGGTACTCATACAGCACATCTTGCATCTTCTTTCTCAGATTCTCATTGCTCGGAGCTAAGTCGTCATGGTACTTATAAAGCACATCTTGCTCAGATACTGATGGCATCTTATTGTGCTTCTTTGAGATTCCTCTAGCAGTCTCTGCAGCCACAAAAGCAGCGCACGAGATAATGTTATCATTATCATCTGCATAGAGACTCATTGTGTCCAGAATAACTCTCAAATCATCTTCTGGCCTGTTTAGATCTGTAACATCCATGATTGCTTGGACCATCTGGATGCACAGGATGGTCAGCTGTAAACAACGAACTTTAGAGCACCCTTCCAATATAGAGGTAGCTGATTTTATTAAGGACCGCCTATATAGCACCAGGGTTGAAATGTTCGCCTCAAAAAGACAAACAAGCAGTTTCATTTGATGGGCCGTCCTGTTGTTTCTTTCCTCTAAGGTTAGCGATGATTTCCAGCACAAGTCCTTGACCAACTCAGGAGAAGCCAACTGCCAAATACTTGATTTTGTTATTGAAGCCAGAAGCAAAGCAGCCGAACCTGACACACCCGCATTACTTCGCATCAAAGCGTCTTGCAAAGGGAGACACATACAGCTGAgagtctttcttttttcatcctCGGTTCGCAACTCATTGAATGAATAAGTCAGCAATGCATCCAAGACCTTGAAGCCGACACTTGCAGAACTAGGGCACACAGTCATTGTTCTGATCAGGAGTAGGATAACTTCAGATGCATATCCAATTATTATCTTCCCATGGGTCAGTGTGATTGCATCTAGAAAATATGCCAATGTGCTCTCAGGAAAAGAGCAAATCTTGTTTGGCTGTGTTGCCTTCTGAAGGAACAATCGTACTTCATCTTCTGTAAGGTTGCACAAGAAATCAGCAGAGTCCTTGACTGTGAAATAGATGGTCCGTAGGTTGTCTCCAGCTCTAAAACTCCGGTTCAGATTCAGCACAGAGCTAATGGAGAAAAAACAGTGATGAGCAAATATTGTAGCATATGTGTAACTTACACGCATCAGTTTATGATATGTAGCATAAATGTAGATCCATAAGGTACTTCTTTTCCTTCAGAAACAAACTTCGGTGATAAGATTCAAAGATATATTATCATACATGTGAtatacaaaaaggaaaataaaataaaattcctATGTTACTATGAAGAAGTCCGTCAATTCAAATAAGGCCTGTGTTAACACACTGATCAAATTTTgctggattttttttgcagaatgCTACTCAGGGATACATTCTTTTTAGTATCTTAAGTCTGTTGCTACAATGGATATATTTAACACATATGAGAATGTTAACTAGCCAGTAAAACTGTTTTGGACACGGGGACAGCTATAAGTTCACTAGAACTGAAACATCTGACAGTTCAGATAAAGCATACAAAATGTGAAATGAGTACCTGAGATGTTATTAGAATCATCTATTGTAGAACACAAGATATAGCAGCACATGATATTATATAAACTAATGCCCAAAAAGGCACATTGAGCAAAATATAACACCACACAGAATTAATTATAGGAACATTGAAGGCACAAATTGGAGGAACGTAAAAACAGGATATACATGAAAATATTCTGAATATAGTATAAAGCCCttcaaaagtaaaaaaaaatattcatatAAAGATTGTAGAAACCACCCTACTAAGAGTAAAAGTAAAATATTCGTATGATATCAAATGATCACAGAATTTGTAAAATGACCCAGAAGCCGTTCCAGCCAGACAGCAAAATATCGGCAATCTCCGTTTTCGAAAAATAAATCTACTGCAGGAACAAAAACGGATGCATCCTACCAACAATTGGTTTTGTAGGGAAGTCGTGGGCAACAAAGGCATATGGTGAATAAGACTATGAGCTCCAAGGTTCTCTTTCCGTgacaaagaaaaggaagagagtAAACACGAATAAAAGTGCAATCACATCTTCCAATTCCAAATATTCACGAGTAAAGGAGTATTTAAATCAAGAttggaaaaagagaaagaggtgGCATGTGAAGACTGTTTGGGATAGCGATAATTGGATTAGAGATGGGGAAATAGGGTTTCCTGACCGATTGCTTAGAGCAAACTTAGGTTCAGTCCCCGGCTGGTGGGGTCGGTTGGTGGATgatgtggaggaggaggaggaggatgctgGCTTGATCCAGCGCTAGGAGAGGAGGGTAAGGACTCGGCGTGCGCCTGGTGGATATCATGGGCTTGCTCGTCCTGGAGACTAAGCGCCGCCTCCCTTCCTTGTTGATGATCCATTCCTTGCTGAAGTGCAGAAGAAGGGTTTGCTGCGGCTGTCGTGCAGGCAACGGCGTCGACCTCTCGCTCTTCATGGGGGAGATGGCGGCGTTGCCGTTGCTGGAGAAGAAGCGCCGCGCGGGCTCCGGTTGCGGTCCAAGACGGGGATAGAGGAGGGCTCGCGCTGGCTCCGGCGGAAGGACCGGAGGAGgactcgccgtcgccgtccgctGGTAGTAGAGCTTGGCGTCGCTGTTTCTCGAGAAGACGCGTACccctgcccgccgccgcacctccttcttcccccattctttctttctgttccAAGCTAGGCGAGGGATTTTTTTGGGTGGACACGGGGGCGGGGCACGGACtagggagggagggggaaCTATAGTCAGCGGGGACGGGGAGCGGGAGCTACGGGGCCGTTTGGTTTCTGTCCAGGCCCACCGCGCCAAGGAGTTGGCACGCCAAATCGTTGGCGGACGTTTTCGCCGCCTCAATCTCGCCCGCGCGTTGGCGCAAATGTGAACCAGAGCGGGCGTATTTGTAGGGACTGACGGTTG contains:
- the LOC100844951 gene encoding uncharacterized protein At3g27210 isoform X1, with amino-acid sequence MRFRIGKKKKKSAAADGSWTTASSDPAAAPVAAAGAGGRVLSVASPDHYGTENGGSNDESFFEARPWLDSDSEDEFQSVRGDFTPSRGSTSTPDHQMQTSFAAGRISVDRLQPSLTEKKQRLLELLQEKQQYDDEQDGVTDAGSETGNSVVHAEKHLNPSEKVERAKKPSKTGCFACSVWKLSFKSCLKKKKEQKDL
- the LOC100844951 gene encoding uncharacterized protein LOC100844951 isoform X2; translation: MRFRIGKKKKKSAAADGSWTTASSDPAAAPVAAAGAGGRVLSVASPDHYGTENGGSNDESFFEARPWLDSDSEDEFQSVRGDFTPSRGSTSTPDHQMQTSFAAGRISVDRLQPSLTEKKQRLLELLQEKQQYDDEQDSVVHAEKHLNPSEKVERAKKPSKTGCFACSVWKLSFKSCLKKKKEQKDL